Genomic window (Armatimonadota bacterium):
AGGGCTTCTGTTCTCAGACATCAGATTCAAAATCGGACTGATTTTGGCGAACAAGAACAAGAATGCCGAGTTGTTGACTCGGATTGACTACCGAGATGCGTTTGCCAGATCGGGGAGCGCGATTCGGATTCAGTACAGTAGCGAGACGAAGTTGGACGCAAAGAAACACTTGCAGTTTTGCGTTCATGTTGCTGGTGCGCTCGCCACTCAGGTCGGGGCTCTGAGCATCCTAGATGTGGTGGCGGATCGGCTCTGGTCGACACCAGAGTTTCAGCAATTCCTGGGAAAGCGGAATCAGGCAACGGATTTTGAAGACCACGTTAGGATCGAGGAAGCGAGCGATTCTACATTCATAGTTCGTGGTCTTCAAAAGGTTGGAGTCCCTGATCTTCACACTTACCCTGTAGAAAAAGACAAGCTCTTGCTAGCTAAGAATATCCTTGATCGCTACGCCCGGGCCTCATGGGAGAAAATGGAACCTTTGACTGAGCCGATCGAGGAATACGGAGACGAGTTCATCCTTCTCAGAACGCCGCAAAAACCTGGTAGCGAATCGGCCCGCCTTCTACGCCGCCAATCGAAGTAGGCTGTGCTAAAATGAAACCTCAAGTAGATTGAAAGGTTTTCCATGTCTAGGCTTCACACAACTCTCTCCATCGCGGCATTAGGTCTTCTCTCTTCGATTGCGAGCGCACAGTTCGCGGCCTCCGCCTCCGGACCGATCAACTCGTTCGGATATCTGGGAAATCCTGCGAACGGTAGCTTCACCCGGACCTATTCTGGACCAAGCACAATTTTCACGTCTTTGGCCTTTTCGGGAAGGTTGACCAGTGTTGCAGGGGCGACTTGGGAGAGCGACTCGTTGTGGAACGTTACCGGAACCGGAGTAGGTCCAGGCTACCAGCTCATGCCGTCTGGAAACGGCCCCTATTCGGCACCAGTTGATATTAATGTCTCAACCAAGGGCTTGTTCTGGTTCCAGGGTGGAGCATCAGTGAACTTCGGCGCATTTCAAGACAGCAATGCACCGAATACCGTCCAGGCGAGCTGGACCAACGTTTCTTTCAACTATAGCAACTCCATCTCTCATGTCGCCAGCCTTGGTACGTTTGTAAATCCGAGCTCTCTTACGTTCGATACCAATGGAAGTACAGGGATTTCGGACACGCACATCGCCCTCTACACTGCTTCGGGAACCAAACTTTTTGAAGACGACGATAGCGGTACTGATCTGCTGAGTTCGATTTCAACGACGAATCTGGCTCATGACAACTACATCCTCGTCATTGGGAGCTTCCAAAGTACGTTTGCGGATGGCTTTGCAATTCCTGGAGTCGATTCGCTGAACTATGGTGCTTACAATCTTAACGTCAATGGTTCCAGCGTCGGCACCGGGACAATCGCTGCGGGAGAGTTTAAGACGTATTCCTTCCAAGTGGTACCAGAGCCAGGAACAATGGCTGTTGTTGGGCTCGGGGTAGCGGCACTCCTCCGACGCCGACGCAAATAATGCGACTGTCTAGCAACAACAAAGCGAGTTCGACGAACTCGCTTTGTTGTTGCTTCTGGAGAGTCGTTACTTCCCTGCTTTCGCGGCACGAATCCGAGCGGTTGCTCGCTCGATTTCGGTGATCGCGTCTTCGGACGCAATTGTGGAATCTTCGCCTCGAAGAGCCTTTCGGGCTTCTTCAAGGGTCTTTTCTGCTTCGCTGACATCAAGGTCTGAAGCAAGTCGTGCTTCATCGGCAAGAACAGTCACCTTGGAAGAGTCGACTTGAACGAACCCACCGCCAACGTAGACATGGTTTCGGTTACCGTTCTCATCAAGAAACTCGAGAATTCCGGGCTTCAACGCAGAGACGACTGGAACGTGACCAGCCCAGACGCCAAAGTAGCCGTCCACGCCGGGCGCGATGACCGACGTGGATTGAGCCGCGACCACTTCGCGGTCTGGAGCTACGACTGACAGTTCAAATGTGCTTGCCATGAGGGTACTTAGCTAGCGGCCATGAGCTTCTTCGCTTTCTCGTGAACGTCGTCGAGGCCACCACAGTACAGGAATGCCTGCTCTGGGTAGTGGTCGAGGTTTCCGTCAACGATTTCCTTGAATGAAGCAACGGTCTCTTGGATCGAAACGTAGCGTCCGGCGTTTCCGGTGAACTGCTCGGCAACGAAGAACGGCTGCGAGAGGAATCGCTCGAGCTTTCGGGCTCGACCAACGAGCTGTTTGTCGTCGTCCGAAAGTTCGTCGATACCAAGAATCGCGATGATGTCCTGTAGTTCCTTGTATCGTTGAAGAGTTCGCTGAACTCGCTGAGCGACTTCGTAGTGCTCTTCGCCAACGACTCGTGGGTCGAGGTTCTTCGAAGTCGAAGCCAGAGGGTCAACCGCCGGGAAGAGACCCTTCGAAGCGATCGATCGCTCGAGGTAGACGTAAGCGTCAAGGTGCGAGAAGGTGGTTGCCGGAGCAGGGTCAGAGGGGTCGTCTGCAGGAACGTAGACTGCCTGAACCGATGTAACCGATCCCTTCGTGGTCGAGGTAATGCGCTCTTGAAGAAGTCCCATTTCGGTAGCCAGCGTAGGCTGATAACCAACCGCAGAAGGCATTCGGCCGAGAAGTGCCGAAACCTCGGAACCCGCCTGGACGAACCTAAAAATGTTATCAACGAAGATCAGAACGTCGGATCCCACTTCGTCTCGGAAGTACTCCGCCATGGTGAGAGCGGTCAGAGCGACACGGAGACGTGCTCCAGGTGGCTCGTTCATCTGACCGAAGACCATTGCGGTCTTATCAAGAACGGACTTTTCCGTGCCGTCCTTGTCCTTAAACTTGGCTTCTTTCATTTCGAGCCAAAGGTCGTTTCCTTCACGAGTTCGCTCGCCAACGCCAGCGAACATCGAAACGCCCGAAGCTTCAACAGCGATGTTTCGGATGAGTTCTTGGATGGTAACCGTCTTTCCGAGACCAGCACCACCGAAGAGACCGATCTTCCCGCCCTTGTTAAAGGGGATCAGAAGGTCAACAACTTTGAGTCCGGTAGGAAGAAGTTCGATTTTGGTCGACTGCTCTTCAAAGGTTGGCGGCTTGCGGTGAATTGGGAGACGAGGAGCATTGTCAACCGGAGCGCCGTTATCGATCGGCTTACCAAGGAGGTTGAAGACTCGACCGAGGGTGTCATTTCCAACAGGAACCTGGATCGCGGCGCCGGTGTCAACGACTTCCATTCCGCGGACAAGCCCGTCCGTGGAGGCGAGAGCGATGGTTCTCACAAGGTCATCGCCAAGGTGCTGGGCGACTTCGCAGGTGATGTCCACACCACGGGCGGCGTCGGTGATCGTGACGGCGTTGTAAATCTTCGGGAGTTGTCCTGAAGAGAATCGACAGTCCACAACCGGACCTAAAACTTGGATGACTTTTCCTGTGCCAGGCATTCGCTCTTGGTTCCTTGTCAAAAATGACAACTTGGCGTTATCCGCCGAGCGAGAAGTATACCTTTCATGTGATTGCCCTTGGCTCACGAAACCAACGTAATTTCGACAACGTAAAAGCGTGTTGATGAAGTACACATACAAGATCGAAATGATGGAACGTTCGGGAATCTTCCAGAGCGTTGGAGACCTGCTCGCCGAAGCTGAGCAAAGACTGAACGCAATGGCGGCGATGGGCTGGGAACTTGACAAATTGATGCCGCTGGAACCGAACGGTTATACCAGCGGCGCAATTGTTGTGTATAGAAAGCCGAGCGGACTCTAGGCCTTTACAATTGCTCCTTTGAGTTTCTTCAAAGTTTCAATTTGATCGGGCGAAAGAACCTTTTCAATCGCTTCCATCGCGTTAGCTCGCAACTTTCCGCGCTTCACCGTGAGTTCCTCGGGGCTGGTGACTCCGGCTTGTTGAAGGTCGCCCATCTGGTCAAGAAATTCTTGATGGTAGGTCTTGATTTGAGTCTTCTGTTCGGAAGTGAGCTTAAGCTCGGCAGCGTAGGCTTCGTTAAGGATCGTGATGGGGGGGCCAAATTGTAGGTCAAGCTCCCTCAGACGCTGCTTCTGCTCGGCCGTAAGAGCGGCGTCAACTTGCTTAGTGAGCTTCGAGCTTTCGGCATCAACCTGCGCCTGCAGGTCTTCGATCGACCCTCCCGAGAATCCGCCCCCCATCATCCCATTGATGGTCGCTCGGTAGTCCTGATCAACTCTCTTGACCATTGCGACCTGTTCATCGGTGAGCTTCAGCTCCTTTTGTACGACCTTCATCGAAAGAATCCCCACTGGACTCTTGGCATGGATTCGCATTTGTGCGTTTGCGACAACGGCTACCCCGAGGAGCGCGGCGGCAACGGCGAGTTTGAGAAGTTTCATCTCTTGTACTGAGCGACCAGTACCTTCAAAGGTTGAGCAAAAAAGAGCCTCGCACAATTCGGGCGAGGCTCTTCGGAAGCGGACGTCCGCCTTTGGTTAGAACTTGCCCCAGAGGTACTGGTTGGTGACCTCGTGGTGATAGATGATCTCGCCCGTCTTTACTCGGGTCCCGAGCTCTTTCGGGCTGCGCTCAGCCGCGGCGAGCTTGCGGTCGATATACTTCTCCTTATTGTCTTCGCCCAAAAGCTCTGACATGAACACCGACTGCTTCATATGCCGGATGGCATCGTAGATGTTGTCTGGGAGGAAGCGAGTTCGTGTTCGGCGTGTCTCGCTGGTGATCTTCTCGGTCATCGGACCTTCGAGTCCGGTTCGGAGAAGGGTGTAGAACGCGAGGTACGCGTTCGCATCGGGAGCAACCGTTCGGCACTCGACACGAGCCGACTTGGCGTTGCCAAGCGGAATTCGGATCATGCTGGTTCGGTCGACTGCGCTCGACTTGATCTGGTTCGGAGCTTCGTAGTGAGGATCTAACCGTCGATACGAATTAACGCTGGCGTTCAGGATCAAGCAGATGTCGTTCGCACTGTTAAGGATTCGGTCGACGAAGTCGATTGCCATTGGGCTAAGCCCGTCCTCACCCTTGGCGTCATGGAACAGGTTCTTGCCGCTCTTGTCCGAGATCGACATGTTTGTGTGCATTCCGCTTCCGTTGATACCGACCATTGGCTTTGGCAAGAAGCTAGCCGTGAGGCCCATTGTGCTTGCAATCTGCCGTGCGGTTAGCTTGTAGAGCTGGATTTGGTCAGCGGCGATGACAGCATCGCTGTACTTGTAGTTCAGCTCAAACTGGCTTGGTGCCACTTCGGGGTGGTCTTTCTCGTTTTCGAAACCAAGGGCGCGCTGAGCTTCAGCGAGTCGGTCGATAAATGTCCTCAACTTGTCATTGGGAAGCGAGTGGTAGTAGCCACCGCTTGAGACGACCTGGAATCCTGCTGCACTTGAGAAGTTTTGCTCGGCGTTAAGGCCCTCAAAAAGAAACCCTTCGACCTCGACGGCAATGTTGAAGTGCCAGCCGTTCTTCTTCACTTGGTCGTCGGCGTACTCCTTCAAGAGTCCTCGGAAGTCGGAGCCGTAAGGCTTCCCTTCTCGGTCTTGAATCAAACCGAAAACGATAACCTTTCCTGGTCCGAAAACGTCGGACGGAAGCCAGCGGAACGAGCCCCAGTCGATGGCAAGCCGAAGATCGGACTCGCTCACGACGCTAAAACCTCGGATCGAGGAGCCATCAAAGGTGAGATTGTCGTGGCTCGAAAGGAGGAACTTCTTATCGTAGTCCAGCATGTGGAAGCGGCCTTCGAGGTCGCTAAAGCAGACGGTGACCGCCTTGATCGCCTTCTCCTTTTCGAGATAAGCAAGGTAGTGCTTCTCAAGATCCGCTACGGGCACGCGGTCGAGTTGCTTCTTCTTGGCTTCTAGGTTGAGCTCTTCGAGCTGGTCGTAAGGAATTTCGAGAAATGTTCGGAGTTCCGCCATTGCACCTACATTTTAGCGTTAATTTGTCCGAATTAACAATAATCTCAAAAACATAAACAATAAACCCGTACATCACTGATGCGACGCACGGGTTTTCAATCCAAGATCGCGGAGTTACCGAATCTTGTGAACCGCTGCGATCACGTCTTCTTCTGACGGGATGCAGAGCAGCTCAAGGTTCCGAGCATACGGCATCGGAACGTTGAGTCCACCAACTCGGATAACTGGGGCATCAAGGTCATCGAAGCAATCCTCTTGGATTCGCGAAACAATTTCGCCACCGAAGCCACCGCTTCGCCAGTCTTCGTAAGTCACAACCGCACGATGGGTCTTTCGAACAGATTTATAGATCGTCTCAGTGTCCAATGGCAACAACGAACGCACGTCGACGACTTCGCAGTCGATTCCGTCTTTCGCCAGCATCTCCGCCGCCGCAAGGTGAACCTGGGTCATTCGCGAGTAGCCGATGAGGGAGATGTCCTTTCCTTCTCGGAGGATTTGCCCCTTTCCGATTGGGACCGAATAGTTGATGTCCTCCGGAATCTCACCTTTGACGGTGTAGAGACCTGGGTTCTCGTAGAAGATGACCGGGTTGTCGTCGGCGATGGCCGACTTCATCATTCCGTAGGCATCCGCAACCGTCGCCGGGCAAACGACCTTGAGACCTGGAACGTGGGCGTACCATCCGTCCATGCTGTGGGAGTGTTGCGCCGAAAGCTGCTTCGCCGCGCCACCCGGGCCTCGGAAGACGATCGGACACTTTACTTCGCCGTTGGTCATGTAATGAACCTTCGCGGCGTGGTTGATGATCTGGTCAAGAGCAAGAATCGAGAACGACATGGTCATGAACTCGACGATTGGTCGAAGTCCAGCCATCGCTGCGCCGATTCCGATTCCGGTGAAACCGCACTCGGTGATCGGAGTATCGAGGATTCGATAGTTATAGTTTGCGGATCGCGAACCGAACTTCTCGACGAATCCACGGGTGACTTTAAAGGTTCCCTGGTACCGTCCTATGTCCTCACCCATGATGAAGACCTCGGGGTTCTTCTGCATTTCCTCTTCGATGCTCTTTGCCAGAGCCTCTCGGTAGGTCATTTCAAGTGCCATTAGTGTCCCTTCTCCGGCGTCATATCGCTGTAAATGTTGTCGTAGACCTCATCGGGGTCTGGGAATGGCGAGGCATCGCAGATTTCGTAGATGCGCTCGACCTCGTTATTGAGTTCTTCCTCAATTGCCTCGTACTTCTCATCGGTCATGTAGCCGAGAGCAGTCATCTGCTTTCGCAGTCGAGCGATTGGGTCGCGGGTCCAAGCCAGTTCTTCCTCTTCCTTGGTTCGGTAAAGCTGGCGATCGTTATCGGCAGCACCGTGTCCCGAATATCGGTAGGTCATGATCTCGATCCAGGCTGGGCGCTGTTCCTTACGGCACCACTCGACGATTTCGGTCGCCTGTCGCTTCATCTGAATCACGTCCATTCCGTCAAGCCGCTCCGAGCGGATGTCGAACGGCAGTCCGCGCTTCCACAACTCCTTGTCAGCAGCGTGGTACTCAAGCCGAGTTCCCATTGCGAACTCGTTGTTCTCGATGACGAACACGCATGGCAGGTCGTAAAGTGACGCCATGTTCAGGGTCTCGAAGACGACGCCCTGGTTGGCGGCGCCGTCGCCCATGAAGTTGATACAAACTTTGTCTTCGCCTCGATAGCGAGCGGCGAAGGCCAGACCTGCTCCGAGCGGGATGTGCCCACCGACGATTCCCCAGCCTCCGTAGAAGCCGTTCTTCGGATCGTAGATGTGCATCGAACCGCCTTTTCCTCCGGCAGTTCCGATCTTGCGACCCATCACTTCGCCGAGGACAGCCTCGGGCGGAGTTCCTAGTAGGAGGGCGTGTGCGTGGTCTCGATAGGCGGTGATGACATAGTCCTCACCCTTGCGAATGGCCTTCATCCATCCGACCGCGAGGGCCTCCATGCCGATGTAAACGTGCATGTAACCACCCGCTTTGCCCTCTCGGTAAACGCGGTTGCACTTCTCTTCGAAGAGCCTGATGAAAAGCATATCACGCAGGTGCTCTTCGAGCTCGGCTGCGCTTTCGGTGATCTTGTATTCGGCCTGTTTTGCCACTGGTGATCCTCTGGTTGTCCCGCGTGTTCTACGAGGGCGTTTGCTCGGACATCAGCGTCCGCGACCGGGAAGAGGATACCAGAAGGCAGGGTGGTTGATCTTGATTGCAAACCCGAGGTGGATTTCGATCACGTTTATCGCTGAATGTACCAACGGTACTTGGAAAGTCCTACGTAGCATGATGTGATATGACGCTAAGGTTCTTCACCCCGGCCGCCTTAACACTCCTGTCCACTTGCGCTCTCGCTCAGTTTGGGGCGCCTTCACGCTTGGAAATGATCTCCAAGAACGACAAAGAACGCGGACTTTTCGTGAGTCTCAATCTTGGATCAAGCTCGTTCTCGTCAACAAGCTTTGGCTCAACCTCTACGGTAAGCCAACCGACGAACGGACTTGGAGCGGAGTTCGTCCTCAACCGGGGCTCGCAAAACCCAATCGCCATCGGATACGGGACGTTTCAATTCCAGTCGACGAACAACTTGAACAGTTCAAACATGCGCGATCTCTACGCAAAGGGCTACTTCTCCAACATCTGGGGAGCCAGTTTTGGTGAACTCAACTTAGATGGCAATCGAGCTACCTATTTCACTCTCTTTGCCGATCTTTGGCCACGGGGTGACAACAACTGGAGCACTCAGATAGGCTTCGGAAGTTACTCAGGCTCAGGTGATCGCGGAAGCGTCGCAACCACGCGAATCTCATTCCGGCTGAATGAAGGGCTCTTTTTGGACCTCACGACGAGATCAATGATGAGTTCCGACTCTGGATCGAATCTAGATTTCACGACATCGTTCTTCGGCATTACAAAGCGATTCTGAAAACGAGTTAACCCAATGCCCGGCGAACCAACTCATGAATCTGCTCGCCGGGTAGTCGAGGTTCGTCCAGAGACCTTTCGTCCAACGGAAAAACTGACTCGGTAGGGGTTGCCGAGAAAGTCGTCCCGAGGCCGGCGGAGCCACCCAGCAGCACGAGCCGAAGTTCGAGTCTGTTCTCCAGAACGTGGTCAAGCAGGCGACCGATCAAGTGCTTTCCGCACTTCGCGGCAAGATACTCCGCTTCCTCAAACTCTTCCCTCTCGCGCATCTTCAACCAAGGGTCAAGGTGGACGATTGTCCCCGAGTCATACGGAATTCTCTGGAAGTCAGTTTGGAGCCCCGTCCCGAATCGACCAATTTCGCTGTGCTTGAACCCGGCCAGGCGAACCAGACCCGCAAGGCGGAACGAAGACGACTCATAGCGATAGGGGTAGCCGTAGCGGAGCGCAAGGTTTGGCACGGATAGGCGATAGCCGTGCCCCCAGGGCCACACAAGATTGATCGGATCAACACCATTATCGATTCGCCGAAGATTGAACTCTTCGTCATGCAAGATGTTGACGGAATCGTCGATAAATCGTCGAAGCTCGTTGTCACCGTCTCCTTCAGGAAGGCTCTCATTCAACGAAACAATCTCAGCTGGAGCCAAGGTTTTGATCTCTGCCATTCGCTCCCACACCAGGCCGTGGTCAAACTGTTGTCCCACGAGAGTGGTCAATCTCTTCGTGTTGAGTACCGCTAGCTTTGATTTAACAATTGTGAACTCATCGGTGGTGAGCAGCTGTTTCGGAACCCGCACGGAGTCTGTCAAAGAGAGCAGCGACAGGTGGAAATGGAGTGATCTCTCCGGCGGATCCCAGCCAAGTGCAGACACTGTCAACGGGCCTTGCCTCAATTGCCCTTCCTCCGGTGCTAGGCCAATGAGCATTGCTTCTGGCGTTTCACATTCGGGAATCGTTAGCCGAGTGAGCGAGGAAACCTCGCCGAGACGCTGAAAACCTTCGACCTTCCGAACTAGAGAATCGGATTCTGGTGAGCCGAGAATTCCGTCGAGGATGATGAGCATGCTCTAGTCCGCAATCAGAACGCCCTGGCCGGAAGACACGGTTTCGAGTTCTCCGACGGGGTCACCAAAGGCGTTTTTTTGGAGTCCTTCCGGAATCTCCAGTGGATACTCTCCTGTAAAACAGGCCGTACAGAACCCTTCTGTTGAGTCATTCACGGCCAGTCTCGCGCCATCAACGCTGAGGTAACCCAATGACGTCGCCCCAATATGCTCCTTTAGCTCATCAAGGGTCATGACCGCCGCCGCAAGCTCGCTCTTACTTGCCATGTCGATGCCATAGAAGCACGGATGCTTGATCGGGGGCGCCGTTATTCGCACATGAACCTCGGTCGCACCTGAGTCGAACATCATCTTGACAAGCTGTTTCGTGGTCGTTCCTCGAACGATGGAATCATCGACCAAAACAACCCGCTTACCCCTGAGGTGATCTTCCAAAGGCGTCAGCTTCATCCGAACACCGATCTCGCGCATTCGCTGGTCAGGCTGAATAAACGTTCGGTGGATGTACCGACTCTTCATCATGCCTTCACGGAACGGAATTCCTGACGCTTTGCTAAATCCCAGGGCCGCGGGGATTCCGCTATCGGGAACGGGAACAATAATGTCGGCTTCGACCGGATGCTCTTCGCTCAGCCGTTCGCCCATCCTCACTCGGGCCGAATAGAGCCCGGTTCCAAACATTCTCGAATCAGGACGCGCGAAGTAAATGAACTCGAACAAGCACATCGCTTCTTTGGGCGACTCGACACCTTGGACAATTCGCAAACCATCCTTGTCGATCACGGCAATCTCCGCCGGCTTCAATTCGCGCTCAACGGTTCCGCCAATCGGACCAAATGCACAGCTTTCGGACGCCATCATGAAGCCACACTCTCCGAGCCGGCCGACCGAGAGCGGACGAATCCCATACGGATCGCGGAACCCGATGATCGTGGTCGGAGTTTGGACAACCACCGAGAAGGCACCTTTGCAAAGCCGCATCACTTCCCGAACCGCTTCTTCCACTCCGTTTTTCAGGTTGCGAACGATGATTCGAGCCATCACCTCGGTATCGGAGGTCGACGCAAAAACTTCCCCTTCCGCCTCCATCTCAGTGCGTAGTTGGACGGCATTGATCAGGTTCCCGTTGTGAGCAACCGCAAGCTCACCAATTTGGGTCTGGCAAAATATCGGCTGTGCATTTCGCAGGGCACTGGCCCCGGTCGTCGAATACCGGGTGTGTCCAACCGCCATTGATCCCGGAAGCGTATCGAGGAT
Coding sequences:
- a CDS encoding PEP-CTERM sorting domain-containing protein, whose product is MSRLHTTLSIAALGLLSSIASAQFAASASGPINSFGYLGNPANGSFTRTYSGPSTIFTSLAFSGRLTSVAGATWESDSLWNVTGTGVGPGYQLMPSGNGPYSAPVDINVSTKGLFWFQGGASVNFGAFQDSNAPNTVQASWTNVSFNYSNSISHVASLGTFVNPSSLTFDTNGSTGISDTHIALYTASGTKLFEDDDSGTDLLSSISTTNLAHDNYILVIGSFQSTFADGFAIPGVDSLNYGAYNLNVNGSSVGTGTIAAGEFKTYSFQVVPEPGTMAVVGLGVAALLRRRRK
- the atpC gene encoding ATP synthase F1 subunit epsilon — encoded protein: MASTFELSVVAPDREVVAAQSTSVIAPGVDGYFGVWAGHVPVVSALKPGILEFLDENGNRNHVYVGGGFVQVDSSKVTVLADEARLASDLDVSEAEKTLEEARKALRGEDSTIASEDAITEIERATARIRAAKAGK
- the atpD gene encoding F0F1 ATP synthase subunit beta, whose translation is MPGTGKVIQVLGPVVDCRFSSGQLPKIYNAVTITDAARGVDITCEVAQHLGDDLVRTIALASTDGLVRGMEVVDTGAAIQVPVGNDTLGRVFNLLGKPIDNGAPVDNAPRLPIHRKPPTFEEQSTKIELLPTGLKVVDLLIPFNKGGKIGLFGGAGLGKTVTIQELIRNIAVEASGVSMFAGVGERTREGNDLWLEMKEAKFKDKDGTEKSVLDKTAMVFGQMNEPPGARLRVALTALTMAEYFRDEVGSDVLIFVDNIFRFVQAGSEVSALLGRMPSAVGYQPTLATEMGLLQERITSTTKGSVTSVQAVYVPADDPSDPAPATTFSHLDAYVYLERSIASKGLFPAVDPLASTSKNLDPRVVGEEHYEVAQRVQRTLQRYKELQDIIAILGIDELSDDDKQLVGRARKLERFLSQPFFVAEQFTGNAGRYVSIQETVASFKEIVDGNLDHYPEQAFLYCGGLDDVHEKAKKLMAAS
- a CDS encoding glutamine synthetase family protein, which encodes MAELRTFLEIPYDQLEELNLEAKKKQLDRVPVADLEKHYLAYLEKEKAIKAVTVCFSDLEGRFHMLDYDKKFLLSSHDNLTFDGSSIRGFSVVSESDLRLAIDWGSFRWLPSDVFGPGKVIVFGLIQDREGKPYGSDFRGLLKEYADDQVKKNGWHFNIAVEVEGFLFEGLNAEQNFSSAAGFQVVSSGGYYHSLPNDKLRTFIDRLAEAQRALGFENEKDHPEVAPSQFELNYKYSDAVIAADQIQLYKLTARQIASTMGLTASFLPKPMVGINGSGMHTNMSISDKSGKNLFHDAKGEDGLSPMAIDFVDRILNSANDICLILNASVNSYRRLDPHYEAPNQIKSSAVDRTSMIRIPLGNAKSARVECRTVAPDANAYLAFYTLLRTGLEGPMTEKITSETRRTRTRFLPDNIYDAIRHMKQSVFMSELLGEDNKEKYIDRKLAAAERSPKELGTRVKTGEIIYHHEVTNQYLWGKF
- a CDS encoding pyruvate dehydrogenase complex E1 component subunit beta: MALEMTYREALAKSIEEEMQKNPEVFIMGEDIGRYQGTFKVTRGFVEKFGSRSANYNYRILDTPITECGFTGIGIGAAMAGLRPIVEFMTMSFSILALDQIINHAAKVHYMTNGEVKCPIVFRGPGGAAKQLSAQHSHSMDGWYAHVPGLKVVCPATVADAYGMMKSAIADDNPVIFYENPGLYTVKGEIPEDINYSVPIGKGQILREGKDISLIGYSRMTQVHLAAAEMLAKDGIDCEVVDVRSLLPLDTETIYKSVRKTHRAVVTYEDWRSGGFGGEIVSRIQEDCFDDLDAPVIRVGGLNVPMPYARNLELLCIPSEEDVIAAVHKIR
- a CDS encoding thiamine pyrophosphate-dependent enzyme gives rise to the protein MAKQAEYKITESAAELEEHLRDMLFIRLFEEKCNRVYREGKAGGYMHVYIGMEALAVGWMKAIRKGEDYVITAYRDHAHALLLGTPPEAVLGEVMGRKIGTAGGKGGSMHIYDPKNGFYGGWGIVGGHIPLGAGLAFAARYRGEDKVCINFMGDGAANQGVVFETLNMASLYDLPCVFVIENNEFAMGTRLEYHAADKELWKRGLPFDIRSERLDGMDVIQMKRQATEIVEWCRKEQRPAWIEIMTYRYSGHGAADNDRQLYRTKEEEELAWTRDPIARLRKQMTALGYMTDEKYEAIEEELNNEVERIYEICDASPFPDPDEVYDNIYSDMTPEKGH
- the purF gene encoding amidophosphoribosyltransferase, producing the protein MFIPEVDGETLKEECGVIGVYLPGEDVASTCFFGLFALQHRGQESAGMAVSDGKRVRMHKGMGLVNQVFVPEILDTLPGSMAVGHTRYSTTGASALRNAQPIFCQTQIGELAVAHNGNLINAVQLRTEMEAEGEVFASTSDTEVMARIIVRNLKNGVEEAVREVMRLCKGAFSVVVQTPTTIIGFRDPYGIRPLSVGRLGECGFMMASESCAFGPIGGTVERELKPAEIAVIDKDGLRIVQGVESPKEAMCLFEFIYFARPDSRMFGTGLYSARVRMGERLSEEHPVEADIIVPVPDSGIPAALGFSKASGIPFREGMMKSRYIHRTFIQPDQRMREIGVRMKLTPLEDHLRGKRVVLVDDSIVRGTTTKQLVKMMFDSGATEVHVRITAPPIKHPCFYGIDMASKSELAAAVMTLDELKEHIGATSLGYLSVDGARLAVNDSTEGFCTACFTGEYPLEIPEGLQKNAFGDPVGELETVSSGQGVLIAD